A genomic segment from Vidua macroura isolate BioBank_ID:100142 chromosome Z, ASM2450914v1, whole genome shotgun sequence encodes:
- the RPL17 gene encoding 60S ribosomal protein L17 yields MVRYSLDPENPTKSCKSRGSNLRVHFKNTRETAQAIKGMHIRKATKYLKDVTLKKQCVPFRRYNGGVGRCAQAKQWGWTQGRWPKKSAEFLLHMLKNAESNAELKGLDVDSLVIEHIQVNKAPKMRRRTYRAHGRINPYMSSPCHIEMILTEKEQIVPKPEEEVAQKKKISQKKLKKQKLMARE; encoded by the exons ATGGTGCGCTACTCCCTGGATCCGGAGAACCCCACGAAAT caTGCAAGTCACGGGGATCTAACCTGCGTGTGCACTTCAAG AACACCCGAGAGACGGCGCAGGCCATCAAGGGCATGCACATCCGCAAGGCCACCAAGTACCTGAAGGATGTCACCCTGAAGAAGCAGTGCGTGCCCTTCCGGCGCTACAACGGCGGCGTCGGGAGGTGCGCCCAG GCCAAGCAGTGGGGCTGGACGCAGGGCCGCTGGCCCAAGAAGAGCGCAGAGTTCTTGCTGCACATGCTGAAGAATGCGGAGAGCAACGCTGAGCTCAAG GGTCTCGATGTGGACTCCCTGGTGATCGAGCACATCCAGGTGAACAAGGCTCCCAAGATGCGCCGGCGCACGTACCGGGCACACGGCAGGATCAACCCCTACATGAGCTCCCCGTGCCACATCGAGATGATCCTCACGGAGAAGGAGCAGATCGTTCCCAAGCCAGAGGAGGAAGTTGCCCAGAAGAAAAAG ATCTCCcagaagaagctgaagaagCAAAAGCTAATGGCTCGGGAATAA
- the CZH18orf32 gene encoding UPF0729 protein C18orf32 homolog gives MVCIPCIVIPVLLWVYKKFVEPYIYPMIAPFIKRIWPKKAVQEPPGTKQGPGGSTGDPRGPAAARRDPEDGSGSHKSESNGIANGSAAKRSTAVYDKKMA, from the exons ATGGTGTGCATTCCCTGCATCGTGAtccctgttctgctctgggTCTACAAGAAGTTTGTGGAGCCCTACATCTACCCCATGATCGCCCCCTTCATCAAGCGCATCTGGCCCAAGAAGGCCGTGCAGGAGCCACCAGGCACCAAGCAGGGGCCAGGAGGCAGCACCGGGGACCCTCGGGGACCTGCAGCCGCCAGAAGAGACCCGGAGGATGGATCTGGAAGCCATAAG tcTGAAAGCAATGGCATTGCAAATGGAAGTGCTGCAAAGAGATCCACCGCAGTATATGACAAGAAAATGGCTTAA